ATGGTCAGGGCAAAAGTCGATGTAATCAGGCTGCCAAAGACAGAAACCGCCGAGGATATCGTGTTCTGCGAGCAACAAGTCGAACGAATCGAGAAAAGCATTGGGATGCAAATCGGTACGACAAAGTTAATGGCAGCGATCGAGAGTGCAGAAGGAGTGTTGAACGCTCCTCTTATCGCCAAGGCAAGCAAGCGCCTTATTGGAATTGCCTTAGGTGCTGAAGACTATGTTACGGATTTGAAGACAAACCGTTCTCCCGAAGGAACCGAATTGCTGTTTGCCCGGTGCATGATATTGCAGGCTGCAAGGGCAGCGGGCATCTGTGCCCTCGATACCGTTTATTCGGATGTAAATAACGAAGAAGGCTTGATTGCAGAGGTGAAGCATATCAAGCAACTCGGTTTCGATGGTAAATCGGTAATCAATCCACGGCAGATTCAACCGGTTATCGATGTGTTCACTCCTACCGAGAAGGAAATTCAGAAAGCCTTGGCTGTAATGGAAGCCATTGAGGAAGCGAATAGGCGTGGTTCAGGGGTAATTGCACTCAACGGCAAGATGATCGACCGACCTATCGTACTGCGGGCAGAACGGGTGATCAACCTGGCAAAAGCTGCAAAGATTCTTAAATAGGAGAGAGCAGATGCAGAAAATCGACATGACTGCAATACAACATATCAAAGATCTGAAAGACGTGCAGGTACCGTTTACCCTTGACCATGCACACAAGGAACTCAAGA
The sequence above is a segment of the Sphaerochaeta pleomorpha str. Grapes genome. Coding sequences within it:
- the citE gene encoding citrate (pro-3S)-lyase subunit beta, producing the protein MEDKLRRTMMFVPGNNPGMIKDAYIYNCDSIMFDLEDSVSYAEKDAARSLVFHALTTIDYGDKELVVRVNALNTFIGIADLEAMVRAKVDVIRLPKTETAEDIVFCEQQVERIEKSIGMQIGTTKLMAAIESAEGVLNAPLIAKASKRLIGIALGAEDYVTDLKTNRSPEGTELLFARCMILQAARAAGICALDTVYSDVNNEEGLIAEVKHIKQLGFDGKSVINPRQIQPVIDVFTPTEKEIQKALAVMEAIEEANRRGSGVIALNGKMIDRPIVLRAERVINLAKAAKILK